A portion of the Juglans microcarpa x Juglans regia isolate MS1-56 chromosome 1D, Jm3101_v1.0, whole genome shotgun sequence genome contains these proteins:
- the LOC121247641 gene encoding putative leucine-rich repeat receptor-like serine/threonine-protein kinase At2g19230, with protein MGTGRAITEMLLVLKVSLFFVIATAVLGVGNSEHAAARNINIGHHGGRKLAETPSPEFKGFISIDCGSNVEDYIHPTTGIPYTSDEGFIDTGIAATASRYYDDPVKQTLRSFPQGKRNCYTLRPNEARNKKYLIRARFAYGNYDGKDKGPVFDLYLGVNKWRTVDDTNETYHEIIHVASTDYIDVCLVNIGQGVPFISALELRHLDSSMYRIESGALLKLRRIDVAGTGNSIIRYPDDAYDRYWHASQKDDWIKIASNSTIYASSSGEAYGLPVEVMKTAAKTQNASIPLKANFTLDPLSKYYCYFHFAEVEKLESGQQRELTISLDDQRSYLTESVILDYLTPRTIVQDNPPITGAPRLFLSINAAQGTHFPPILNAYEIFKLIELPNEPTATEDGMPSSLFYFSCMDYKAIMEIKTRYNVTRNWQGDPCVPSNYSWDGLNCTNDNPPRIISLNLSSSNLTGDIDTSFSKLELLQSLDLSFNNLTGRLPQVLEQLPNLNTLDLRGNKFTGSIPEALLEQFRNGKLDLRVDAHPDLCLYTPCKGKKKKEFVIPVLASSITAVLILLFIVSALAIYRRKRGSDVVTKSSIKSKNRQYSYSEVVKITNNFKNIIGKGGFGNVYLGKLEDEIQVAVKLLSPSSNQGYKEFRAEAQLLMVVHHRNLVTLVGYCDDGENKALIYEYMANGNLQHHLSVTNPNVLTWNERLCIAVDAAHGLEYLHNGCKPPIIHRDLKPSNILLNENMQAKIADFGLSRAFATESDSHVSTCPAGTLGYVDPEIPTSGNFNKKRDVYSFGIILFELITGRPAIIRGPMRNNHILDWVYPLIERADIQNIVDPRLEGEFNTTSAWKVVEIAMSCALPVAIQRPDMSQVLAELNECLAQVFTRGRNQRMTTECRTSSMPHNTFHLELESEIAPFAR; from the exons ATGGGTACTGGCCGTGCAATTACAGAAATGCTTTTGGTTTTGAAAGTGAGCCTGTTTTTTGTTATAGCGACTGCTGTTCTTGGAGTTGGCAACTCAGAACACGCTGCTGCAAGGAACATTAATATTGGTCATCATGGAGGAAGAAAACTTGCTGAAACTCCTAGTCCAG AATTTAAAGGTTTCATCAGTATTGACTGTGGTAGCAATGTTGAAGATTACATTCACCCGACAACGGGTATTCCTTACACGTCAGATGAAGGATTTATAGATACTGGAATAGCTGCAACGGCGTCTCGATATTATGATGATCCGGTGAAACAGACATTGAGAAGTTTTCCTCAAGGAAAAAGGAATTGTTACACCCTGCGACCTAATGAAGCCAGAAACAAGAAGTACTTGATCAGAGCTAGATTCGCGTATGGAAATTATGATGGCAAAGACAAGGGCCCAGTATTTGACCTATATCTTGGGGTAAATAAATGGAGAACAGTAGACGATACGAATGAAACCTACCATGAGATAATTCACGTAGCTTCGACGGATTACATAGATGTTTGTCTTGTGAACATTGGCCAAGGTGTACCCTTCATTTCAGCGTTGGAGCTACGGCATTTGGACTCTTCCATGTATCGCATCGAGAGCGGGGCACTGTTAAAACTTCGGCGAATTGATGTTGCCGGAACTGGCAATTCTATAATCAG GTATCCAGACGATGCGTATGATCGGTACTGGCACGCTTCACAAAAAGATGATTGGATTAAAATTGCCTCCAACTCGACCATTTACGCCTCTAGCAGTGGTGAAGCTTATGGATTGCCAGTTGAAGTGATGAAGACTGCTGCCAAAACACAGAACGCGAGCATTCCCTTAAAAGCTAACTTCACGCTAGATCctctttcaaaatattattgttacttTCACTTTGCTGAGGTTGAGAAACTTGAATCTGGCCAGCAGCGGGAATTGACAATTTCTTTGGATGATCAACGCAGCTATCTGACAGAATCTGTTATACTTGATTATCTAACTCCACGTACAATAGTCCAAGATAATCCGCCAATTACCGGAGCGCCGAGGTTATTCTTGTCAATAAATGCGGCTCAGGGAACTCATTTTCCTCCAATCCTCAACGCCTATGAGATTTTCAAGTTGATAGAGCTACCAAATGAACCAACTGCCACAGAGGACGGTATgccttcttctcttttctatttttcttgtatggaTT ataaagcTATCATGGAAATCAAGACACGGTACAACGTGACTAGAAATTGGCAAGGCGATCCATGTGTACCAAGTAATTACTCATGGGATGGTTTAAACTGCACTAACGACAATCCTCCAAGGATCATCTCATT GAACTTGAGCTCAAGCAATCTGACAGGGGATATCGATACTTCATTCTCCAAGCTCGAACTACTGCAGTCCTT gGATTTGTCATTTAACAACTTAACTGGGCGACTGCCACAAGTTTTGGAACAGCTACCTAATTTAAACACTCT GGATTTAAGAGGGAACAAGTTCACAGGTTCAATTCCTGAGGCTCTTCTGGAACAGTTTAGGAATGGAAAATTAGACCTAAG GGTTGATGCACATCCAGATCTTTGTCTGTACACTCCATGtaagggaaagaagaaaaaggagttTGTCATTCCAGTTCTTGCATCGTCTATAACAGCAGTCTTGATCCTTCTCTTCATCGTTAGTGCTCTTGCTATATATAGAAGGAAAAGAGGATCAG ACGTGGTTACCAAATCCAGCATCAAATCAAAGAATCGACAGTATAGCTACTCTGAGGTTGTCAAGATAACCAATAACTTCAAAAACATCATTGGCAAAGGAGGATTTGGAAACGTGTACCTCGGCAAATTGGAAGATGAAATTCAAGTTGCTGTTAAGCTTCTCTCTCCTTCATCAAACCAAGGGTACAAGGAATTTAGAGCAGAG GCACAACTCTTAATGGTAGTTCATCATAGAAACTTGGTTACTCTTGTTGGATACTGTGATGACGGTGAAAACAAGGCGCTCATATACGAGTATATGGCTAACGGGAATCTGCAGCATCATTTGTCAG TGACAAACCCAAATGTCTTAACATGGAATGAGCGACTTTGTATTGCAGTGGACGCAGCACACG GGTTGGAGTATCTACATAATGGTTGCAAGCCACCTATCATCCACAGAGATTTAAAACCGTCCAACATCCTACTAAACGAAAACATGCAAGCCAAGATAGCTGATTTTGGGCTTTCTAGAGCCTTTGCCACCGAAAGTGATTCCCATGTGTCAACTTGCCCAGCTGGCACTTTGGGATACGTCGATCCGGA AATTCCAACATCTGGGAACTTCAATAAGAAAAGGGACGTCTATAGCTTTGGGATTATTTTGTTTGAGCTTATAACCGGTCGCCCTGCAATAATAAGAGGTCCTATGCGAAACAATCACATACTTGATTGGGTTTATCCTTTGATTGAAAGGGcagatattcaaaacattgttgaTCCAAGACTAGAAGGAGAATTCAACACCACTTCTGCATGGAAAGTTGTGGAAATAGCCATGTCGTGCGCACTGCCGGTTGCAATCCAAAGGCCAGACATGAGTCAGGTATTGGCAGAACTAAATGAATGTTTGGCTCAGGTATTCACTCGTGGAAGAAATCAAAGGATGACAACTGAGTGCAGAACTTCAAGCATGCCACACAACACGTTCCATTTGGAGCTAGAATCAGAAATTGCTCCCTTCGCTAGGTAG
- the LOC121247652 gene encoding pentatricopeptide repeat-containing protein At4g04370-like — MSKLKPSLFNSLKPPPPPHPTTTKSFNAVINCLSSQGSHREVLLTYSSMLSTNTPPDAFTLPSLLKACTFLDLLSHGFSLHQRVIVNGYSSDAYIASSLINFYAKFGFTSTAHKVFDVMPERNVVPWTAVIGCYSRMGDVCTAFSMYNEMRGQGIQPTSVTLLTMLSGAPELTHLQCLHSCAILYDFESDI; from the coding sequence ATGAGCAAACTAAAACCTTCTCTCTTCAACTCCTTaaaaccaccgccaccacctcACCCTACGACCACCAAGTCATTCAACGCTGTCATCAACTGTCTCTCATCCCAAGGCTCCCACCGTGAAGTTCTTCTCACTTACTCCTCTATGCTCAGTACCAACACCCCTCCAGACGCTTTTACCCTCCCTAGTCTGCTCAAAGCCTGCACCTTTCTAGACCTATTGTCGCATGGCTTCTCGCTCCATCAACGTGTCATTGTTAATGGGTATTCTTCGGACGCTTATATTGCGTCTTCTTTGATTAATTTCTATGCTAAATTCGGATTCACAAGCACTGCTCACAAAGTTTTTGACGTGATGCCCGAAAGAAATGTTGTTCCTTGGACTGCGGTCATTGGATGTTATTCGCGCATGGGTGATGTTTGTACAGCGTTTTCGATGTATAATGAGATGCGGGGCCAAGGAATTCAGCCCACTTCGGTTACATTGTTAACCATGCTCTCTGGAGCTCCTGAGCTTACCCATTTGCAGTGTTTGCATAGTTGTGCAATTTTGTACGATTTTGAGTCTGATATATAG